The Prochlorococcus marinus str. MIT 1214 sequence ATATAATTATATATTTTCTTCTCACCTAATTTATACATTTCCTCAGGAGAGGATGCAGACATGAAAAGTTTTTTAGTTAATTCATTGACCTTTTTGTCAGTTGATTGTGCACTTAAAACAACTGCTACAAGCAGCGTAAATCCGTTTTGATGATCTAAGGGTATAGGGGTCTCAGGATATATTTCTTCAAGTCTCTTAATTATTATTTTTACCCTTTCATTCTTTTTCATTGCAGTAATAATCTCTTCGTTTTTAAAATACCTAATTCGACCCCTTTGACCTTATGAAAGAGTTTTCGCCTGAAACCAGGGAGTATCATTTTATACTTATGCCTGTAATTTTTGTGCATGCACTTTTTCTTTTTTGGTTTGTTTGTTTTTAATGGATTTTTAGTGAATAGAATAAAGAAAAATAGTTTTGGTGACTACTGAACTAGAAATCCAGAATCTATGGCATGAGTTTAAGCCTAATAAAAATAATAATTGGGTTCTAAAAGATATTGATTTTTCTCTAAGACCTGGAGAATTAGTTGGCTTGCTCGGTCCTTCGGGCTGTGGAAAAACTACTCTTCTAAGATTGATAGCTGGTTTTGAAAAGCCTAAACGTGGATTAATAAAAAGAAATGGGCAAATAATCTCAAATAGTAATTATCTTCTCTCTCCTGAGAGAAGGCAAATTGGGATGGTTTTCCAAGATTACGCTCTTTTTCCTCATTTAAATGTTTGGGATAATGTTTGTTTTGGCATTAATAAGAATGAAAAATCGAAAAAAAGAGCAAACTGGCTATTAAATTTATTGGATATTTATGAGTTTAAAAATAGATTTCCTCATGAACTTTCAGGTGGACAGAGTCAAAGAGTTGCATTAGCACGAGCTTTGGCCCCAGGAACTTCTTTGGTTTTGCTTGATGAACCTTTTTGTTCCTTAGATGTTGAAGTGAGATCTAGATTGAGGTCAGAGTTATCTTCTGTTTTAAAATCCTGTTCTGCATCTGCACTTTTAGTAACTCACGATCCTCATGAAGCACTAGCTATTTGTGATCGTGTGGCTGTTTTAAGAAGTGGCGAAATTCAGCAATACTCAACTCCTTTTGAGATGGTTTCAAACCCATCAAATGATTTTGTAGGTCAATTTGTCCTGCAATTGAATATTTTGCCTATTCAATACATTAATGATTCTTATTCAACATGTATTGGTAAATTGAATTTCCCAAAAGATAAATCTGTCTCTTCAAAATCTGTTTGTATGTTCGATAAAAATGCTATTAGGATCCAACCTTGTGCAAATGATGGTTTTACTGTTATATCTAAAGAATATCGTATCAATCATTATGTTTATACTGTTATTAGTGATAGATTAAAGTTAAGATCAGAGATGAGCTTGGATACAAATTTGTCTATTGGAGATAAATGCAAGGTTGAAACAATTAAAGAAAAAAAATTTTTAATTCTACCAGAAAATATTAAATCTAAATTCTAATTATTTTAAATGCTTATATGAATTATATTTAAACTTTTTGACGCAATTGAGATTCATTATCAAATAAATAAATTTTAAATTTTACGTTTCTAACAACAAAATGATACAAAAAGAGTTATTATTTATTTGAAAAAAATAAAAATTACTTTTTGCGTTCTTTAACAAGCTTTTTTTGTTATGCAATCAGCCACATCCAGATCAATAGGTCTTAACTTGGGTCCTTCAGGGCGTGCTGTTGCTCAGCCCATGGATGTTGATCTTCTTGAGGCTCTTTATCAACATACTTCTCTTGAAAGGGTTTCAAGTGCACAATATCTTGCTATGTCTCTTTGGTTCTTAGAAAGAGAACTCAGAGGATTTTCATCATTTTTTAAAAAAGAGTCTTTATCTGAGCTTGAGCATGGATTTAACTTTGCGAAATATATTATTGCACGAGGGCAAACTGTTGAGCTCGAAGAAGTAACTAAACCAATACAAGAGTGGAAGTCAGTTGAGGAATTAGTTACTTTGTCTTTCCAAATGGAGGCTGACGTAACAACTTCTGTTCAACAACTTTATTCACTTGCAGAGAGATCGAATGATACTCGTACTACAGTATTCCTCGATCCCGTCATAGACGAGCAAATTAAATCTGAAGATGAAATGGCTTATTTACTTGGTAAAGTTAAATTTGCAAATAATGATCCTTCGGCATTGTTCATTATTGATAATGAATTAAATATTAATTAAATATATTCTTTATTAAACTCATATTTGTTGAAAAGAATAAGACCTTTTTATAATTTCTAATAGGAATTCATATGATAAATCTTTAGAATTGTTTTTGAATATATTTTCAGAAATGGTTAATATTTTTGATCTTTTTTTATTTAATTTATAAAGTTCTAACCTTAATCTTTTTGATAAATCTTTGTTTTGACAAGTCATTAGTGAGCTATTTATATTTTTTGATCTTGTTTTTATAAACTCTATCTCTTTGCAGAGTGACGAAACAACAGATTCGGAGTAGGAAAACAGAGATTTATCCATTGCTTATTAAGCTGTTAATGGAGATGACTCAATAAAGTCAGGCGAAAGACTTAGAGTTGGATCACCTGATGGTGCTTTTAGTAAGTCTGCTGATCTCAGTCTTGAAATCAAACGAGTTGAAGTAACCCTTGTCGATCCAATTAACTCTCCAATTCTTTCATGTGTAAGTCTGAATGGTAATTGGCACCAATCACCGCATCTTCTTCCCAGTCGGTTAACTAATAAAGCAAATAATGCTTGTAGCCTTTGTTCAGCATTACCCAAATGTCTAATTCTTAGAAGCTGAAGAGTCCACTCATTAACAGCGTCATAACCTCCAGCCTCAAGTGATGTTTCCGCATCACTTACAAAGCAAAGAGGAGTCAAAGCTTCTACACATACCCCCTCACTGCAAAGTCTGTCTGTTCTTAATTGATCGCCTGACTGCAAGAAAGCCAATGTCATACCTTCTGTTTCTTCACAAGGGCAATAAACACGAGCGATACCATCTAAAACTTCTAAGCAAGTATCTCCTCTTCTGGATGAAGGGTCTATTAGCACTGATTGCCCCGTTGCCATTCGAACAGCTGATGAGGGCGTTTCTGCGTAGCTTCTAAAGCTCATTAAAACTAAAAGGAGCTTGGTGGAATTCCAATTTACACAATATTTAGAGCTTTTTGCAACCGATTCTCAATAGCAACAAGCTCTTGAGACTTTATTTGCTCCTAGGTATAAAAAAGCACATCAACTAGCAATTTTTTATCCATTATTTTTTCTTGAGTTAGTTAATTGTGACATTAGTGTGAGCAGGTTGGTATTTATTTCTACTAAAGAGAGGCATAAAAAAAAGGCCCGCAAGCGGGCCTTTTGATGTTCACTAATGAAATTAATAATTAACCGTTAGTGATTTTTGCGTTTTCCATATTGTCGAACGCTTTACCTACGCGTCTGAAGTCAAATCCCATAGCTCTTAATGCATGCCAGAGATGACCCTGAATGAAGAAGAAGCCAAGATAGAAGTGAACATTTGCTAACCAAGCTCTAGCTGTGTGAGCGCCAGTAGCAAGTGATGCGTCGGTATCAACAAAATAAGGAGCGAAATCAAACTTGAGTTGAAGTACATCTCCAAAGAATTCTGTTGAGTAAACAGTTGTGTTTGTTGAACTCCAGAAAGCTGCAACAAGTGCACAGTAGCCAACACCAGCTAGTGAGTAGGAAAGAACAGCTTCTGCTGAAAGAAGTCCTTTACCTTTGAATTCTGTGTACTCACCAAATTGCTTAGTGATTATATGGAATGCACCACCAATTATTTGGAAAAATGCTAGAAAAGCGTGACCGCCCATAACATCTTCCAAGCTGGTGATTTGAAGGAAATCAGCTTGATGATTCCAAATCATTCCTAGATCTAGGTTGTAAGAAACTGTACGAGTAGCTCCTAAAGCAGTATCCCAAATACCATGATATTGAGCCCATTCAACGAATTGAATGTTTGCCAAACCTAGGAAAATAAGGTGGTGACCAAGAATAAATGTAAGTTTGTCTGGATCGTCCCACTCGAAGTCAAACTTTTTAGGACGACTTCCTTCAGGATAGTTTCCTAAATCACCGTCATATCTTGTGGAGTGAAGAATTCCACCAGCACCAAGAACACCAGAGAAAATAAGGTGAAGTACAGCAATAACTGTGCAACCATAAGGCTCAGTTATTACTCCGTTTTCGATTCCACCTATTCCAAGTTGTGCAAGGTGAGGCAAGCAGATCAAGTTTTGGTTACCCATCGCAACGGATGAGTCATAACGAGCTAGCTCAAATAAAGTGAACGCACCTGCCCAGAACATCATCAAACCAGCATGGGCAGCATGCGCAGCGATGAATTTTCCGGAGCGATTGGCCGTCCCTGAATTACCCGCGTACCAGTCATAGGTAACGCTAGGATTCCCGTAGGTCTGCACGAGAAATAAACAAAGAACAGTAAGAGGATATATTTATAGGTCTGTAAGTTCCATATCCCTTCACATTGCTTATTGAAATTGTAGGTTTTGTACATATTTCACGAACATCTGCTACTTAATTTGATCTTCGTGTTATGCGAAGATTTGATCCTCAAAGTCCTTGTAAACACTGTGAAATCCATCTCTCCATATGGTTGAAGCTCATGATCGACAGTCTGACTTTGTTATTTTGAAAACAAAGCTAAATAAATTGATGAATTATAAAAATGTCATTGATGAGTTTTTTGGGAAAGAGGTAATTTTTCTTGATCAAAGAAAAAATCTCATAGTTTTGCTTGGTTCTTTTGCTGATTTTGACAGTTTTGAATACTCTCAACAATTATCAGCCTATTCAAAAAAGTTGTTTACGAACTCGGTTGAATTGATATTGATAGGCATTGGGAGTGAAAAGTCTAAAGAATTATTTTGTAAGTTCAATAATATTGATAGTCGAAATGTTATTGCCGTAGGGAATGCGGACCTTCATAAAAAACTTAATCTTAACGAAGGGTTTGTATCACAAATGCCTTCAATTATTAATTTATTAGCCATGTGCGCTGGTATAAGTTCTAGAGGTACTATTAAGGAGGTTTTAAGAGGTTATTTTGGGGATAAAAATGCAAAGAGTTTGTTTGCTTTTGATGAAAATATAAATATAGGACCTTACTTTTTATTTAAAGGAAAAATGTTTGATATTTTCTCTAAAAAACAAACTTTACGCCCTTTTGAACTGGCTACGAGGAGACTTATGAATATGATTGAAATTCTTTCTAATTGGAATACTTATGTTCCTGATTCCAAATTTTTAACTCAGAGGGGGGCAACAATAATATTAAATGAAAAAGGCGAGGTACTATATGAATATATTTCCGAAAGTCTTTTAGGTTACTCAAATAAAATGAGTGCACCATTATCATTCCTGGATGATGCCTTGAACTAATTTAGCTTTGATGATTGCAAGTAAATGCTTAGTTTGTGGAAGCTCTAATCTTAGAGCTGATCGCGCATTATCAGGAAGATTGGTATGCAATTCATGCGGAACACCTTTCGGAGTTGGTAGACGAGTTACGAATAAAACAAGCATTTACAATAATTTTTCATTAAATAATAAATATATTCTCTTTATTTGTATATTAATACTTGCATTTATTCTTGTGGTTATTTAGTTATTTAATGGGATCATTCTCCAGTATCCTTCATGTTCTATTACTTTAATTGATATATCAAAAAGATCACTAAGTTTTTTTGTATTAATTAATTCACAAGGACTTCCATCATTTAATATTTTACCTTCTTTTATTAGAACAACTCTATTGGTTTTAGGTAAAATAGATTCTAGATTATGCGTGACATAAATTATATTAACTGATCGGTTGATTAATTTATTTAGGTTTTGATTCAAGATGAAATTTGATTTTATGTCTAAATTACAAAAAGGCTCGTCTAGTACTAATATATTAGGTTCATAAACAAGCGCCCTTGCTAGCAATGCTCTTCTTTTTTGACCATCAGACAATGATTGAAAATCTTTATAAACAATATCATTTAGATCCCATTCATTTATTAGATTATGAATTTTATTTTTTTGGATTTCTGAAAGTATGTTTGTGTATCTAGAATTAAAGGTGCCTGAGAACCCTGAACTAATTACATCATATAGCTTGACTCCATTGTTTACCCTTTGCTCCATTTCTTTAAAAAGAAACCCAATCTTTTTTCTTAAATCCCAAATATTTATATTTTCCTTATTAAACAACTTTAAAGAACTTTTATCTGATTTGATTGGATATATTGATCTATTTAATAACTTTAGAAAAGTTGATTTACCAGATCCATTTGGACCTAATATAAGTATATTTTCCCCATAATTAAGATTTATATTTATATCGGATAGTATATTATTTTGATTAATATATACATTTATATTTTGTAAACTAGCCCACGTTATAAGATTTATTTGAGATTCATCTCTCATTTATTTGAGCTCTTAAATTTGTATTATATTTCAATTATAGTAATAGCAGAATAAAACTTATTGGGAACAATAATCTAGTTAAAAGTTTAATCATTATCTTTCTATTGTTCTTTGTAGCCATATTTGGATTTTCTGGAGGATATTGCATCCCTCTATCCTCATGGACTGAGTTGGTCAATGAATTAGTTGGATGGAAGTCCCATGGCTTTTCTTTATTTAGAGCATTTTTAAGCCAATCCCAGTAATATTGAACCATTTTATCTTCACCTAATAGTTTTACATTATCTTTTTGTATGTATCCCATCTGATCATTAAATGTCTGGGTTTTTAAAACTAAATAATCTTCAGTAAAAATTTTATAAAATGTCCTTTTTTGTAGATGACTAAATAAAACTAGTTTTGTGAAAACTTTATTTTTAAGAAATTTTCTGTAATGTCTTACAATGACTCTTGCTTTATTATTTCCTAGTGGAATATGATCAAGAACTTGAATATATCTTGTGCTTTCAGGTGAGCCTTTATATATAAAGATTCTGCCCGGAGGTACAAATTTTATTCTGATAAACTCATTTTGCCCATTTGTTTTATAAGAATATATACTTTCTATTTGCCTATTATCTCTTTTTATTTTTTGATTGAAACTAGTTATAGTTTCTCTGTTTACGTTCTTGTCTGGAATTGTGTCTCCATGCATCCAAAATACATGTAATATATCTAGATGATTTTCAATAATTCTTGCCCAATCTGCTTTAAAATCTACATAAACTTCTTCATATTCATATTCTAAAGATGGAAATCCATAGGAATCAGGAAGAAGGCTATTGAGAGAAGACTTTATTTGAAAGTCTTCTATGTTTGCAAGGGGAGTTCCAGTATAATAAATATATATATAGCCTTCTTTCTCTACACATGGATATTGAAAAAGTTTTATGCTTTTTGCATAGTTATCATAATTAGAATCAATAATATGTTGACAAGTGATTCTGTCTAAATTTGTGCAACTACCTTGTGATGAGAACCTAGCACCATGATAAGGGCAAACAAGTTGCCCATTGATTACTTCACCACCTAAAAATGAAGCTCCCCTATGAGGACATACATCTTTTACACATCGAACAATACCTTCTCTATCGCGATACAAAACAAGTGGCTCATTATAAATCGTGAAGTGATTTAACTTTTCTTTCTTTATTGACTCGCTGCTAGAGACGGAATACCAACCTAAAAGTCCATTGGTTAATTGATTTGAAGGCTTTGAGGGAATATTCTCAATGTCTTTTAGACTATCATTCTCATTAAAATTAGATCTAATGAGATTATTAGTCTCATATTCAAATGGTTTATTATCTTTTCCTTTTTCTTCGTTCATAACCAAGATGATCTTTCAGTGAGATAAAAGTTGTCTCATTAAAAGAGTATTCCCCTTATATGCTTAAAGACTCAAAAAAAATAGCACCTAATGCCTTCCAGTATCGATTAAATTTACATAAAAAAACTTCAAGCTTTCTTCTACGTTAAAGCCAACTTTTTTAAGTTGTTATTTTATTAATGAAATGCTTTCTTTAAAGGGTTTTTGGGGAAACCTCAATGCTTGATAAGAATTCAGATGCTTCCTGAATATCATTGCAGAATTTACATGTACCTAGGTAGCAACCTAGGTATCTCATGAAAGAGGTTTTCCCACCTGAAAGTTGATATTTATGAATAGTGCCTCCTTGTGGGGTTGCTTTGACTAGTTGAGGTAAAGGAGCCATTAACAAATTCTTTTTATATAATTTGCATTTAATGTTGTTTTATAGCAATAGGTAAAATTACTAAAAACTACTAAGGCAATTAATTCTTTATGTTTGTTTTATTTTTAGTAAGTCAGCAGAAGCGAACTAGTCTGCATATCCATCATCGTCTTCCGTATTGATTATTCTAGGTGTGTTTTTCATATGTTCATCCCATGGGTGAACATATGAATCTTTATCGGAGTAGACCTCACTTTTCAACTCTTCAATCAAAGTTTCAAACTGCCTGATGATTCTCTTGAGATTGTCTTTTTTCATTTATATTGTTTTTATTAAATAGATTGTTTCATTATAATGAGTATAGCCTTTGTTTTATATTCTTACTCTTTTTTTTAGCTTAATAAACACAGCATATAATGGTTTTCATTAAATCAATAATATATCCTAGTCTTATTTTTAATGATCATAAAAAAAAATGATGTTAAACAATTATTAATTTATAGCTAGATTTTTAAAATACCTAAAAATATCTAAGAACTTTTTATTAAAAGACAGAATCTAATTCAAATAGGTTTGAATTAGATGCTAATCTATTGATTATAATTAATTAGAAAAATTCCTTTCCATCTTTAAGCTGACTTCAATGACATTGCTTACTAATGTATAACCATAGACTATTATGAGGGTTCTTTTAACTGGTGGTTCTGGATTTATAGGTTCCCACATAGCAATCTTGTTGTTAGAAAGAGGATTTGATGTTGTAATATTAGACTCTTTTGTTAATAGCTCACCTAACGTCATTATTCGAATTAAAAAATATTTAGATAATAAAGATTTGAATTATAAGTTAGAAACTATTAATGGTGATATTAGAGATAAAAAAATCTTGGATAAGATTTTTATTGATTGTATTAAGGAAAATAAACCTATAAATACCGTTATTCATTTAGCCGGTTTGAAATCTGTATATGAATCTTTATCTAATCCTCTACATTATTGGGATGTGAATGTATTTGGCACACTAAATCTTTTACTCACGATGAAGGAATATGAATGTTACTCTTTGGTTTTTAGCAGCAGTGCCACTATTTATGGTTTAAGTGATTCTGTTCCTATGGCAGAAGACCACACAATATCACCAATAAATCCCTATGGAAAAACCAAAGTAGCTATTGAGAATATGTTTTATGATTTATATAACTCTAATTTAAATTCATGGAAAATATGTTCTTTACGTTATTTTAATCCTGTTGGGGCCCATCCTTCTGGTTTGATTGGTGAAGATCCCATTGGAATTCCTAATAATCTATTTCCTTTCATAACTCAGGTGGCGATAGGAACGCAGAAACTTTTAAATATTTATGGTGATGATTGGGGCACGAGAGATGGCACTGGTATTCGTGATTATATTCATATTATTGACTTGGCTGAAGGTCATTTGGCATCAATCGATTATTTTAATTCCACAGAATCATGTTTAGAATTTATTAATTTAGGTTCTGGTAAAGGATATTCTGTATTTCAGATTATTAGACAATTCGAGTTATCTACAGGTCGTAAGATTCCTTTTTCAATTCAAGATAGAAGAGATGGTGATGTGGCTAAATCTTTTGCCGATATTTCAAAAGCCAAGAAATTATTAGGTTGGACTCCAAAAAGATCATTAGAGCAGATTTGTTTAGATGGATGGAATTGGCAAATAAAAAATCCACATGGTTATGGATAACTTTTCTTTTCCTCGTTCGTTTTTTAATTAATCAACTTTCCTATTTAAATTCTGTAAACACTTTTCAACCAAGCCCTGTCATCTCAGTAAAGAGGGTTTTGTTTTCTGCTGATTCAGCGAAACCTAGAAGAAGTTCATATCGAGTTTCGATTCCTGCATTTAAATTTCCTAGCCAATAGTTGTAACCATCTTGGTCATAGTCTCTACCGAGAACATTCACATAGAGAGTCTCTACATATTTAGCATTAGAGACGTTCACTCCATAGCGTTCAGAGAATTCATCTGAGACAAGGAATGATTGTGCTACCGCCCTATCATCATTCTCTCCTGAAGTATATTTCCCAATCCAATATTTCAATCCATCAGCATCAGGCAAACGCTTAAAGGCAGCATTATAAAGGCGAAACATTTTTGCATCATCTGTATTTAAACCAGTGACTTGATCAAAGGTTCCTTTGATATCAAGGATGGCGCTATTTTCACGAAAGGAACTTGTTGATGCTTCTCCTGTAAATGTCAATAATGGAAGTCCTGTTATGTCGTCATAACCTGAATCAGTTTTGATTTCATATTTACCATTACCTTTGTTGTAGAACTTGTAATCACTGAAATTACCGCTATATGTCTTTACTACGTCTACTTTTGATTCTTCTACAGTTTGATCAGAGAACTGAATGTATTCGATATTTTTGAGAGTATCGGTGCCATCAGTTATTCCAGTTGTTCTTTGATCTTCTATTTGCAGTGTGTCCGTGCTACGAGCGAAGGAGTAGTCGGAGAAGCTGCCCGATAAGATAGCTGTATCTGTGCCGCTGCCACCGTCGATAGAATCATCACTGGTCGTACTTTGCAAGCTGTCATTACCAGATGTTCCTGAAATGATTCCTTCTATTTCTTCAACATCGGCCACTGAGATGGTGACTGTTTGATCGGAGGTATTACTAGCTGAGTCGGTTGCTCTTACGACAACGACATAGTTGTTGCCTGAATCACTATC is a genomic window containing:
- a CDS encoding ABC transporter ATP-binding protein codes for the protein MTTELEIQNLWHEFKPNKNNNWVLKDIDFSLRPGELVGLLGPSGCGKTTLLRLIAGFEKPKRGLIKRNGQIISNSNYLLSPERRQIGMVFQDYALFPHLNVWDNVCFGINKNEKSKKRANWLLNLLDIYEFKNRFPHELSGGQSQRVALARALAPGTSLVLLDEPFCSLDVEVRSRLRSELSSVLKSCSASALLVTHDPHEALAICDRVAVLRSGEIQQYSTPFEMVSNPSNDFVGQFVLQLNILPIQYINDSYSTCIGKLNFPKDKSVSSKSVCMFDKNAIRIQPCANDGFTVISKEYRINHYVYTVISDRLKLRSEMSLDTNLSIGDKCKVETIKEKKFLILPENIKSKF
- a CDS encoding ferritin, coding for MQSATSRSIGLNLGPSGRAVAQPMDVDLLEALYQHTSLERVSSAQYLAMSLWFLERELRGFSSFFKKESLSELEHGFNFAKYIIARGQTVELEEVTKPIQEWKSVEELVTLSFQMEADVTTSVQQLYSLAERSNDTRTTVFLDPVIDEQIKSEDEMAYLLGKVKFANNDPSALFIIDNELNIN
- a CDS encoding Crp/Fnr family transcriptional regulator — protein: MSFRSYAETPSSAVRMATGQSVLIDPSSRRGDTCLEVLDGIARVYCPCEETEGMTLAFLQSGDQLRTDRLCSEGVCVEALTPLCFVSDAETSLEAGGYDAVNEWTLQLLRIRHLGNAEQRLQALFALLVNRLGRRCGDWCQLPFRLTHERIGELIGSTRVTSTRLISRLRSADLLKAPSGDPTLSLSPDFIESSPLTA
- a CDS encoding chlorophyll a/b binding light-harvesting protein, whose protein sequence is MQTYGNPSVTYDWYAGNSGTANRSGKFIAAHAAHAGLMMFWAGAFTLFELARYDSSVAMGNQNLICLPHLAQLGIGGIENGVITEPYGCTVIAVLHLIFSGVLGAGGILHSTRYDGDLGNYPEGSRPKKFDFEWDDPDKLTFILGHHLIFLGLANIQFVEWAQYHGIWDTALGATRTVSYNLDLGMIWNHQADFLQITSLEDVMGGHAFLAFFQIIGGAFHIITKQFGEYTEFKGKGLLSAEAVLSYSLAGVGYCALVAAFWSSTNTTVYSTEFFGDVLQLKFDFAPYFVDTDASLATGAHTARAWLANVHFYLGFFFIQGHLWHALRAMGFDFRRVGKAFDNMENAKITNG
- a CDS encoding AhpC/TSA family protein, yielding MVEAHDRQSDFVILKTKLNKLMNYKNVIDEFFGKEVIFLDQRKNLIVLLGSFADFDSFEYSQQLSAYSKKLFTNSVELILIGIGSEKSKELFCKFNNIDSRNVIAVGNADLHKKLNLNEGFVSQMPSIINLLAMCAGISSRGTIKEVLRGYFGDKNAKSLFAFDENINIGPYFLFKGKMFDIFSKKQTLRPFELATRRLMNMIEILSNWNTYVPDSKFLTQRGATIILNEKGEVLYEYISESLLGYSNKMSAPLSFLDDALN
- a CDS encoding transcriptional regulator, with translation MIASKCLVCGSSNLRADRALSGRLVCNSCGTPFGVGRRVTNKTSIYNNFSLNNKYILFICILILAFILVVI
- a CDS encoding ABC transporter ATP-binding protein, with translation MRDESQINLITWASLQNINVYINQNNILSDININLNYGENILILGPNGSGKSTFLKLLNRSIYPIKSDKSSLKLFNKENINIWDLRKKIGFLFKEMEQRVNNGVKLYDVISSGFSGTFNSRYTNILSEIQKNKIHNLINEWDLNDIVYKDFQSLSDGQKRRALLARALVYEPNILVLDEPFCNLDIKSNFILNQNLNKLINRSVNIIYVTHNLESILPKTNRVVLIKEGKILNDGSPCELINTKKLSDLFDISIKVIEHEGYWRMIPLNN
- a CDS encoding Rieske 2Fe-2S domain-containing protein is translated as MNEEKGKDNKPFEYETNNLIRSNFNENDSLKDIENIPSKPSNQLTNGLLGWYSVSSSESIKKEKLNHFTIYNEPLVLYRDREGIVRCVKDVCPHRGASFLGGEVINGQLVCPYHGARFSSQGSCTNLDRITCQHIIDSNYDNYAKSIKLFQYPCVEKEGYIYIYYTGTPLANIEDFQIKSSLNSLLPDSYGFPSLEYEYEEVYVDFKADWARIIENHLDILHVFWMHGDTIPDKNVNRETITSFNQKIKRDNRQIESIYSYKTNGQNEFIRIKFVPPGRIFIYKGSPESTRYIQVLDHIPLGNNKARVIVRHYRKFLKNKVFTKLVLFSHLQKRTFYKIFTEDYLVLKTQTFNDQMGYIQKDNVKLLGEDKMVQYYWDWLKNALNKEKPWDFHPTNSLTNSVHEDRGMQYPPENPNMATKNNRKIMIKLLTRLLFPISFILLLL
- the galE gene encoding UDP-glucose 4-epimerase GalE — translated: MRVLLTGGSGFIGSHIAILLLERGFDVVILDSFVNSSPNVIIRIKKYLDNKDLNYKLETINGDIRDKKILDKIFIDCIKENKPINTVIHLAGLKSVYESLSNPLHYWDVNVFGTLNLLLTMKEYECYSLVFSSSATIYGLSDSVPMAEDHTISPINPYGKTKVAIENMFYDLYNSNLNSWKICSLRYFNPVGAHPSGLIGEDPIGIPNNLFPFITQVAIGTQKLLNIYGDDWGTRDGTGIRDYIHIIDLAEGHLASIDYFNSTESCLEFINLGSGKGYSVFQIIRQFELSTGRKIPFSIQDRRDGDVAKSFADISKAKKLLGWTPKRSLEQICLDGWNWQIKNPHGYG